The Hippopotamus amphibius kiboko isolate mHipAmp2 chromosome 3, mHipAmp2.hap2, whole genome shotgun sequence genomic interval CGGGTCTATGATCACAAACTGCGACAGTACGTAGCCCTGAAGATGGTGCGCAATGAAAAGCGCTTCCATCGCCAAGCAGCCGAGGAGATCCGGATTTTGGAGCATCTTAAAAAGCAGGATAAAACGGGTAGCATGAATGTTATCCACATGCTGGAAAGTTTCACATTCCGGAATCATGTCTGCATGGCTTTCGAATTGCTGAGCATAGACCTTTACgagctcattaaaaaaaacaagttccAGGGTTTTAGCATCCAGTTAGTTCGCAAGTTTGCTCAATCCATCTTGCAATCCTTGGATGCTCTCCACAAAAACAAGATCATTCACTGTGACCTGAAGCCAGAAAACATTCTCCTGAAACACCATGGGCGCAGTGCGACTAAAGTCATTGACTTTGGGTCCAGCTGTTTTGAGTACCAGAAGCTTTACACATATATCCAGTCTCGGTTCTACAGAGCTCCAGAGATCATCTTAGGAAGCCGCTACAGCACGCCCATCGACATATGGAGTTTTGGCTGCATCCTTGCAGAACTTTTAACAGGACAGCCTCTCTTCCCTGGAGAGGATGAAGGAGACCAGCTGGCCTGTATGATGGAGCTTCTAGGCATGCCACCACCAAAACTTCTGGAGCAATCCAAACGTGCCAAGTACTTTATTAACTCCAAGGGCCTACCTCGCTACTGTTCTGTGACTACTCAGGCAGATGGGAGGATTGTGCTTGTGGGAGGTCGTTCGCGAAGGGGTAAGAAGCGAGGTCCCCCAGGCAGCAAAGACTGGGCGACAGCACTGAAAGGGTGTGATGATTACTTATTTATAGAGTTTCTGAAAAGGTGTCTCCACTGGGACCCCTCTGCCCGCCTGACCCCAGCTCAAGCATTAAGACACCCTTGGATTAGCAAGTCTGTGCCCAGACCTCTCACCATTGAAAAGGTGTCAGGCAAAAGGGTAGTAAATCCTGCAAATGCTTTCCAGGGACTGGGTTCCAAGCTGCCTCCAGTTGTAGGAATAGCCAATAAGCTTAAAGCTAACTTAATGTCAGATACCAATGGTGGTATACCTCTGTGCAGCG includes:
- the DYRK3 gene encoding dual specificity tyrosine-phosphorylation-regulated kinase 3 isoform X1; this translates as MGGTARGPGRKDAGLPGAGLPPQQRRLGDGVYDTFMMIDETKCPPCSNVLCNPSEPPLPRRLNITTEHLTRDPTQRFLNGGEMKVEQLFQEFGNRKSDTFQSDGISDSEKCSPTVSQDKSSDSLNTVKPSSSSKASKVVPLTPEQALKQYKHHLTAYEKLEIVNYPEIYFVGPNAKKRHGVVGGPNNGGYDDADGAYIHVPRDHLAYRYEVLKIIGKGSFGQVARVYDHKLRQYVALKMVRNEKRFHRQAAEEIRILEHLKKQDKTGSMNVIHMLESFTFRNHVCMAFELLSIDLYELIKKNKFQGFSIQLVRKFAQSILQSLDALHKNKIIHCDLKPENILLKHHGRSATKVIDFGSSCFEYQKLYTYIQSRFYRAPEIILGSRYSTPIDIWSFGCILAELLTGQPLFPGEDEGDQLACMMELLGMPPPKLLEQSKRAKYFINSKGLPRYCSVTTQADGRIVLVGGRSRRGKKRGPPGSKDWATALKGCDDYLFIEFLKRCLHWDPSARLTPAQALRHPWISKSVPRPLTIEKVSGKRVVNPANAFQGLGSKLPPVVGIANKLKANLMSDTNGGIPLCSVLPKLIS
- the DYRK3 gene encoding dual specificity tyrosine-phosphorylation-regulated kinase 3 isoform X2; this translates as MKVEQLFQEFGNRKSDTFQSDGISDSEKCSPTVSQDKSSDSLNTVKPSSSSKASKVVPLTPEQALKQYKHHLTAYEKLEIVNYPEIYFVGPNAKKRHGVVGGPNNGGYDDADGAYIHVPRDHLAYRYEVLKIIGKGSFGQVARVYDHKLRQYVALKMVRNEKRFHRQAAEEIRILEHLKKQDKTGSMNVIHMLESFTFRNHVCMAFELLSIDLYELIKKNKFQGFSIQLVRKFAQSILQSLDALHKNKIIHCDLKPENILLKHHGRSATKVIDFGSSCFEYQKLYTYIQSRFYRAPEIILGSRYSTPIDIWSFGCILAELLTGQPLFPGEDEGDQLACMMELLGMPPPKLLEQSKRAKYFINSKGLPRYCSVTTQADGRIVLVGGRSRRGKKRGPPGSKDWATALKGCDDYLFIEFLKRCLHWDPSARLTPAQALRHPWISKSVPRPLTIEKVSGKRVVNPANAFQGLGSKLPPVVGIANKLKANLMSDTNGGIPLCSVLPKLIS